A single genomic interval of Nonomuraea rubra harbors:
- a CDS encoding SDR family oxidoreductase, whose product MTNTAIITGASRGLGLALARVLAGAGWNLVLTARGARDLERAADELGATAIPGDVTDPAHVRRLAEAAPELDLLVNNASDLGVTPLPPLAIYPLEAFRTLLETNVTAPLALVQATLPALRASRGAIVNITSDAATGAYEGWGGYGATKAALEQLSNVLSAEEPELRVWWADPGEMNTRMLADAVGAEEAAAAADPAKVAAALHDLVASRPASGKVSLQ is encoded by the coding sequence ATGACGAACACCGCGATTATCACCGGCGCCTCCCGCGGACTCGGGCTCGCCCTGGCCAGAGTGCTGGCCGGCGCGGGCTGGAACCTCGTGCTCACCGCTCGCGGGGCGCGCGACCTGGAACGGGCCGCCGACGAGCTCGGCGCGACCGCGATCCCGGGCGACGTGACGGACCCCGCGCACGTCCGGCGGCTGGCGGAGGCGGCGCCCGAGCTGGACCTGCTGGTCAACAACGCCAGCGACCTGGGCGTGACGCCGCTGCCGCCGCTGGCGATCTACCCGCTGGAGGCGTTCAGGACGCTGCTGGAGACGAACGTGACGGCTCCGCTCGCGCTCGTCCAGGCCACGCTGCCGGCGCTGCGCGCGTCCCGCGGCGCGATCGTGAACATCACCTCCGACGCCGCGACCGGCGCGTACGAGGGCTGGGGCGGCTACGGCGCCACCAAGGCCGCGCTGGAGCAGCTCTCCAACGTGCTGTCCGCCGAGGAGCCCGAGCTGCGCGTCTGGTGGGCCGACCCGGGCGAGATGAACACCCGCATGCTCGCCGACGCCGTGGGCGCCGAGGAGGCCGCGGCCGCCGCGGACCCCGCCAAGGTGGCGGCGGCGCTGCACGACCTGGTCGCCTCCCGCCCGGCGAGCGGGAAAGTGAGCCTGCAATGA
- a CDS encoding SPFH domain-containing protein — MSVEQLIVALVVVAAVGFGVARTIRIIPQATAAIVERLGRYHRTLTPGLNLVVPFIDRIKDMIDLREQVVSFPPQPVITSDNLVVSIDTVIYFQVTNPKAATYEIANFLIGVEQLTVTTLRNVVGGMDLERTLTSREDINTALRGVLDEATGKWGIRVNRVELKAIDPPASIQDSMEKQMRADRDKRAAVLTAEGQRQAAILAAEGEKQASVLRARGEAEAAVLRAQAEAEAQAMRAKGQADAIGMVFKAIHEGNPDQHLLAYQYLQTLPEIAKGDANKIWIVPSEMGKVLENLGGLFTPPKGQDSP, encoded by the coding sequence ATGTCCGTCGAGCAGCTCATCGTCGCCCTGGTCGTGGTCGCGGCAGTGGGCTTCGGGGTGGCCCGCACGATTCGCATCATCCCGCAGGCCACGGCCGCCATCGTCGAGCGCCTGGGGCGCTACCACCGCACGCTCACGCCCGGGCTGAACCTGGTGGTGCCCTTCATCGACCGCATCAAGGACATGATCGACCTGCGGGAGCAGGTGGTGTCGTTCCCGCCGCAGCCCGTGATCACCTCCGACAACCTCGTGGTCTCCATCGACACCGTCATCTACTTCCAGGTCACCAATCCGAAGGCGGCCACGTACGAGATCGCGAACTTCCTGATCGGCGTCGAGCAGCTCACCGTCACCACCCTGCGCAACGTGGTCGGCGGCATGGACCTCGAACGCACGCTGACCTCCCGCGAGGACATCAACACCGCGCTGCGCGGCGTGCTGGACGAGGCGACCGGCAAGTGGGGCATCCGGGTCAACCGGGTCGAGCTCAAGGCCATCGACCCGCCCGCCTCCATCCAGGACTCCATGGAGAAGCAGATGCGCGCCGACCGCGACAAGCGTGCCGCCGTGCTGACCGCGGAGGGGCAGCGCCAGGCGGCGATCCTGGCCGCCGAGGGCGAGAAGCAGGCGTCGGTGCTGCGGGCGCGCGGCGAGGCGGAGGCCGCCGTGCTGCGCGCGCAGGCGGAGGCCGAGGCCCAGGCCATGCGGGCCAAGGGCCAGGCGGACGCGATCGGCATGGTCTTCAAGGCCATCCACGAGGGCAACCCCGACCAGCACCTCCTCGCCTACCAGTACCTCCAGACCCTGCCCGAGATCGCCAAGGGTGACGCCAATAAGATTTGGATCGTCCCCTCAGAAATGGGCAAAGTCTTGGAGAACCTGGGCGGCCTGTTCACACCCCCCAAGGGACAGGACAGCCCGTAG
- a CDS encoding response regulator transcription factor codes for MIRVLIADDHPVVRQGLRTFLDLQDDITVVGEAGDGAQAVELVGELSPDVLLLDLKMPVMDGLGALERLSGRATRIVVLTSVSDPSDVGPAMRAGAAGFLYKDVDPTALVQAVRAVHGGQVLLAPEAAEAMLATAADAAVPAPVPLTEREREVLALIAAGRSNREIARSLAVAEKTVKTHVSNVLMKLGVQDRTQAALYAVRHGLG; via the coding sequence GTGATCCGGGTGCTGATCGCCGATGATCATCCGGTGGTGCGGCAGGGGCTGCGGACGTTCCTCGACCTGCAGGACGACATCACGGTCGTCGGCGAGGCGGGCGACGGGGCGCAGGCCGTCGAGCTGGTCGGGGAGCTGTCGCCCGACGTGCTGCTGCTCGACCTGAAGATGCCGGTGATGGACGGGCTCGGCGCCCTGGAACGGCTGTCGGGCCGGGCGACCAGGATCGTGGTGCTGACCTCGGTGAGCGACCCGTCCGACGTGGGCCCCGCGATGCGGGCGGGGGCCGCCGGGTTCCTCTACAAGGACGTCGATCCGACCGCGCTCGTCCAGGCCGTACGCGCCGTGCACGGCGGGCAGGTGCTGCTGGCCCCCGAGGCGGCGGAGGCGATGCTGGCCACCGCCGCGGACGCGGCCGTCCCCGCGCCGGTGCCGCTGACCGAGCGCGAGCGCGAGGTGCTCGCGCTCATCGCGGCGGGCCGCTCCAACAGGGAGATCGCGCGGAGCCTGGCCGTGGCGGAGAAGACGGTCAAGACGCACGTCTCCAACGTGCTGATGAAGCTGGGTGTGCAGGACCGCACCCAGGCCGCGCTGTACGCGGTACGGCACGGCCTGGGCTGA
- a CDS encoding NAD(P)H-binding protein, with product MGKILVTGATGNVGSHVVAQLASAGIDVRAFARRPERVQPGVEAVQGDLTAPETLEPALKDVESVFLLWPGLSTGNAAEVVSAIAGHARRVVYLSAFVPGGSGGHYGEIEGLIRRSGLGWTFLQPGGFAANTLGWADQVRQGVVRWPFGEASRALIHEKDIAAVAVHVLTSAGHNGAAYAITGPDELTQAEQVRVIGEVVGREVRWEEQPPEEARERLLAAWGDEAFVDSALKAWESFVAGPERATDTVRRLLGRPALSFRQWAEDHAEDFR from the coding sequence ATGGGCAAGATTCTTGTGACCGGCGCGACCGGGAATGTCGGCAGTCATGTGGTGGCACAGCTCGCCTCGGCGGGCATCGACGTACGGGCGTTCGCCAGGCGTCCCGAGCGGGTGCAGCCGGGCGTGGAGGCCGTTCAGGGCGACCTGACGGCCCCCGAGACACTCGAACCCGCGCTGAAGGACGTGGAGAGCGTGTTCCTGCTCTGGCCCGGCCTCTCCACGGGCAACGCGGCGGAGGTGGTCTCGGCGATCGCCGGGCACGCGCGGCGGGTGGTGTACCTGTCGGCGTTCGTGCCGGGCGGCTCCGGGGGGCACTACGGGGAGATCGAGGGGCTCATCCGGCGGTCGGGGCTCGGCTGGACGTTCCTGCAGCCCGGCGGGTTCGCGGCGAACACGCTGGGGTGGGCGGACCAGGTGCGGCAGGGAGTGGTGCGGTGGCCGTTCGGGGAGGCGTCCCGGGCGCTGATCCACGAGAAGGACATCGCGGCCGTCGCCGTCCACGTGCTCACCTCGGCGGGGCACAACGGGGCCGCGTACGCCATCACCGGGCCCGACGAGCTGACCCAGGCCGAGCAGGTACGGGTGATCGGCGAGGTGGTCGGGCGTGAGGTGCGCTGGGAGGAGCAGCCGCCGGAGGAGGCCAGGGAGCGGCTGCTGGCGGCCTGGGGGGACGAGGCGTTCGTGGACAGTGCGCTGAAGGCGTGGGAGAGCTTCGTGGCCGGGCCCGAGCGGGCCACGGACACGGTGCGGCGACTGCTCGGGCGGCCCGCGCTGAGCTTCCGGCAGTGGGCGGAGGACCACGCGGAGGACTTCCGCTGA
- a CDS encoding S-adenosylmethionine:tRNA ribosyltransferase-isomerase, with amino-acid sequence MTAALDFSLPPGLSANEPPEARGMPRDAVRLMVSRGEAEPSHHHFSDLPGLLDPGDLIVVNNSATLPAAVRLDRLAVHFSTVRPDGTWLVELRRRTGKGSEPYGGGEPGEWLPMPGRATLRLVGRETPRLWRAVLDQDVEAYLRVHGVPIRYSYVERDWPIEAYQTVFATVPGSAEMPSAARPFTVELVTALVARGIGIAPITLHTGVASAEKDEPPYAERYEVPASTARLVNLTRENGGRVVAAGTTVVRALETAAGADGRVAASEGWTGHIVTPEAGVRAVTGLITGLHEPRSSHLLMLTAIAGEAALGRAYHEALRKGYLWHEFGDTHLILK; translated from the coding sequence ATGACCGCCGCGCTGGACTTCTCGCTGCCGCCCGGCCTGTCGGCGAACGAGCCGCCGGAGGCGAGGGGCATGCCCAGGGACGCGGTTCGCCTCATGGTCTCGCGGGGCGAGGCCGAGCCGTCCCATCACCACTTCAGCGACCTGCCCGGCCTGCTGGACCCCGGCGACCTGATCGTGGTGAACAACTCGGCGACCCTGCCCGCGGCCGTCCGGCTGGACCGCCTGGCCGTGCACTTCTCGACCGTCAGGCCGGACGGCACGTGGCTGGTGGAGCTGCGCCGCCGTACGGGCAAGGGGTCGGAGCCGTACGGCGGCGGCGAGCCCGGCGAGTGGCTGCCGATGCCGGGACGGGCCACGTTGCGGCTGGTCGGGCGGGAGACGCCGCGGCTGTGGCGGGCGGTGCTCGACCAGGACGTGGAGGCGTACCTGCGGGTGCACGGGGTGCCGATCCGCTACTCGTACGTGGAGCGGGACTGGCCGATCGAGGCGTACCAGACCGTGTTCGCGACCGTGCCGGGGAGCGCGGAGATGCCGAGCGCGGCGCGGCCGTTCACGGTGGAGCTGGTGACGGCGCTGGTGGCGCGGGGGATCGGGATCGCGCCGATCACGCTGCACACGGGGGTGGCGTCGGCCGAGAAGGACGAGCCGCCCTACGCCGAGCGGTACGAGGTGCCGGCCTCCACGGCCCGGCTGGTGAACCTGACCAGGGAGAACGGCGGGCGCGTGGTCGCGGCGGGCACCACGGTCGTGCGGGCCCTGGAGACGGCCGCGGGCGCCGACGGGCGGGTCGCCGCGTCGGAGGGCTGGACCGGGCACATCGTCACGCCCGAGGCCGGGGTGCGGGCGGTCACGGGGTTGATCACCGGGCTGCACGAGCCGCGGTCCAGCCATCTGCTGATGCTGACGGCGATCGCGGGGGAGGCGGCGCTGGGGCGGGCATACCACGAAGCGTTGCGAAAGGGATATCTGTGGCACGAGTTCGGCGACACACACCTGATTCTGAAGTAA
- a CDS encoding Rieske 2Fe-2S domain-containing protein codes for MKETVRAKRRQFRGFAGPVAIADRLEKSKAMDKPIRGLAKVVRQRLRQGRLRDLLHGVPIGEPVHPPLATVSLGCWLSAAVLDLARADPRASRLLLATGLVNALPTAAAGLTDWSSLHREQQRVGFVHMAANLTALGLMTASLMARVRGHERPGRILSFTGLAVGGLGAYLGGHLAYRQAAGANHAPQITHLVPLGWHDLCPLKDLPEGRPVARRLGYIQLFVLRQGDGVTVLADRCPHLAGPLHQGRLVMEDGEACVVCPWHSSTFRLADGSVKHGPATAPAPVFETRIRRDGTIQVRPGLT; via the coding sequence GTGAAAGAGACAGTACGCGCGAAACGACGGCAGTTTCGGGGTTTCGCCGGGCCGGTCGCCATCGCCGATCGGCTCGAGAAGTCGAAGGCCATGGACAAGCCGATCAGGGGACTGGCCAAGGTCGTACGCCAGCGGCTGCGCCAGGGCCGCCTGCGCGACCTGCTGCACGGCGTCCCCATCGGCGAGCCGGTACACCCGCCGCTGGCCACGGTCAGCCTGGGCTGCTGGCTCTCCGCGGCCGTGCTGGACCTGGCACGCGCCGATCCGCGGGCCTCGCGGCTGCTGCTGGCCACGGGCCTGGTCAACGCCCTGCCCACGGCGGCGGCAGGGCTCACCGACTGGTCCTCGCTCCACCGCGAGCAGCAGCGGGTCGGCTTCGTGCACATGGCGGCGAACCTGACCGCGCTCGGCCTCATGACAGCCTCGCTGATGGCCCGCGTACGCGGCCACGAGCGGCCCGGCCGGATCCTCTCCTTCACCGGGCTGGCCGTGGGCGGGCTCGGCGCGTACCTCGGCGGGCACCTGGCCTACCGGCAGGCCGCGGGGGCCAACCACGCGCCGCAGATCACCCACCTGGTGCCGCTGGGCTGGCACGACCTGTGCCCGCTCAAGGACCTCCCGGAAGGCCGCCCGGTGGCCAGGCGGCTGGGCTACATCCAGCTCTTCGTGCTGCGCCAGGGCGACGGCGTGACCGTGCTGGCGGACCGGTGCCCGCACCTGGCGGGGCCGCTGCACCAGGGCAGGCTCGTCATGGAGGACGGCGAGGCGTGCGTCGTGTGCCCGTGGCACAGCAGCACGTTCCGGCTGGCCGACGGGTCGGTCAAGCACGGGCCCGCGACGGCGCCCGCGCCCGTGTTCGAGACGCGGATCAGGCGTGACGGCACCATCCAGGTACGGCCGGGGTTGACCTGA
- a CDS encoding GAF domain-containing sensor histidine kinase → MPSDRDEILQAVSSAVLAVTRHLSVREVLQVIVRSAQRLLDARYAALGVPDEDGSFAEFVAEGLTDKQWDAIGPLPRQHGMLGAMLRDGTPVRLPDLRKDPRFEWWPKAHPVMKDFLGVPIRDGEQVLGIIFLANKRTGGGFSQEDQELLTLFAAHAAIALTNARLYERGRELAMLEERNRMARELHDAVTQKLFSLRLSAQAAGAMLDKAPDKAAAELERVQRLAGEALSELRAVIVELRPAELDRHGLSETLRKHVRLLDRLHPAVVTFECAELPPLGSPVEVAVLRVAQEALHNALRHSRAETVSVRLSYAGGRLELVVRDDGDGFEQAESRGLGLASMRDRAEAVGGELSVESVPGIGTTVRVEVSV, encoded by the coding sequence GTGCCCTCCGACCGAGACGAGATCCTGCAGGCGGTGAGCTCCGCGGTGCTCGCGGTCACCCGCCACCTGTCGGTCCGCGAGGTGCTGCAGGTCATCGTACGCTCCGCGCAGCGGCTGCTCGACGCCCGCTACGCAGCCCTCGGCGTGCCCGACGAGGACGGGTCGTTCGCCGAGTTCGTCGCCGAGGGCCTGACCGACAAGCAGTGGGACGCGATCGGGCCGCTGCCCAGGCAGCACGGCATGCTCGGCGCCATGCTCCGTGACGGCACCCCCGTCAGGCTGCCCGACCTGCGCAAGGACCCGAGGTTCGAGTGGTGGCCGAAGGCGCACCCGGTGATGAAGGACTTCCTCGGGGTGCCGATCCGCGACGGCGAGCAGGTGCTCGGCATCATCTTCCTGGCCAACAAGCGCACCGGCGGCGGCTTCTCCCAGGAGGACCAGGAGCTGCTCACGTTGTTCGCCGCGCACGCCGCGATCGCGCTGACCAACGCCAGGCTGTACGAGCGCGGGCGCGAGCTGGCCATGCTGGAGGAGCGCAACCGGATGGCCAGGGAGCTGCACGACGCCGTCACCCAGAAGCTGTTCTCGCTGCGCCTGTCCGCACAGGCCGCCGGCGCCATGCTGGACAAGGCCCCCGACAAGGCCGCCGCCGAGCTCGAACGGGTCCAGCGGCTGGCCGGCGAGGCCCTGTCCGAGCTGCGCGCGGTGATCGTCGAGCTGCGCCCCGCCGAGCTCGACCGCCACGGGCTGTCCGAGACGCTGCGCAAGCACGTACGCCTGCTCGACCGGCTGCATCCGGCCGTGGTCACGTTCGAGTGCGCCGAGCTGCCGCCGCTCGGCTCGCCGGTCGAGGTGGCGGTGCTGCGGGTGGCGCAGGAGGCGCTGCACAACGCGCTGCGGCACTCGCGGGCCGAGACGGTGTCGGTGCGTCTGTCGTACGCCGGGGGCAGGCTGGAGCTGGTCGTGCGCGACGACGGCGACGGGTTCGAGCAGGCGGAGTCGCGCGGGCTGGGCCTGGCGTCGATGCGCGACAGGGCCGAGGCGGTCGGGGGCGAGCTGTCGGTGGAGTCGGTGCCCGGGATCGGGACCACCGTACGCGTGGAGGTGAGCGTGTGA
- a CDS encoding ABC transporter ATP-binding protein: MGGQVLRLQDVAVRRDGAALLRGIDWTVNGDERWAVIGPNGAGKTTLLQVAATLLYPSEGVVEVLGERLGQADVFDLRPRIGLASAALAERIPPEEKVIDLVLTASYGIMGRWTEEYDSNDVTRAVELIDMMGAAHLIRRRFGTLSEGERKRVQIARALMPDPEMLLLDEPAAGLDLGGREDLVRRLSVLAGDYRSPTLVLVTHHVEEVPAGFTHALLLRHGSVVAQGPLEHVMTADNLTQTFGVPLTLDRSAEGRWYARAH; this comes from the coding sequence ATGGGTGGTCAGGTGCTGCGGCTCCAGGACGTCGCCGTCAGGCGCGACGGAGCGGCCCTGTTGCGCGGCATCGACTGGACGGTCAACGGGGACGAGCGGTGGGCCGTCATCGGTCCCAACGGCGCGGGCAAGACGACGTTGCTGCAGGTCGCGGCCACGTTGCTGTACCCGAGCGAGGGTGTCGTCGAGGTGCTGGGGGAGCGGCTGGGGCAGGCGGACGTGTTCGACCTGCGACCCAGGATCGGGCTGGCGAGCGCCGCGCTGGCCGAGCGCATCCCGCCGGAGGAGAAGGTCATCGACCTCGTCCTGACCGCCTCGTACGGGATCATGGGCCGCTGGACGGAGGAGTACGACTCCAACGACGTGACGAGGGCCGTCGAGCTGATCGACATGATGGGCGCCGCCCATCTCATCAGGCGGCGCTTCGGCACCCTGTCGGAGGGCGAGCGCAAGCGCGTGCAGATCGCCCGCGCGCTGATGCCCGACCCCGAGATGCTGCTGCTCGACGAGCCGGCGGCCGGGCTCGACCTGGGCGGCAGGGAGGATCTGGTGCGCCGCCTGTCGGTGCTGGCCGGCGACTACCGCTCGCCGACGCTGGTGCTGGTGACGCACCACGTGGAGGAGGTGCCGGCCGGGTTCACGCACGCGCTGCTGCTGCGGCACGGCTCGGTGGTGGCCCAGGGGCCGCTGGAGCACGTCATGACCGCCGACAACCTCACGCAGACGTTCGGGGTGCCGCTTACGCTGGACCGGAGCGCGGAGGGCCGCTGGTACGCGCGCGCCCATTAG
- a CDS encoding protein kinase domain-containing protein, producing the protein MPETHPLQSSDPVSLGEYRLLGRLGKGAQGIVYKAESPDGRLVAIKLLNTRLDKPGLDSERFLREVAAARRVAQFCTAQVLGANMDGEHPYIVSELVDGVSLQVVVQREGPRAGGALYRLAVGTVTALAAIHRAGIVHRDFKPSNVLLGTDGPRVIDFGIARALDSAMTISSGVVGTPAYMSPEQISAERVGPASDLFSWALTMMYAATGRPAFGQDSLPAVIYRVMNEEPDLSVLPDDLRPIVQACLSKRAEDRPSAAEVLFSLLENQGEEPGADDEVALTTGSQVAAEQSRPPAPAWGTPDAPAAGPGPASPGAGSGVGSAGAGSGVGSAGAGPGMGTPSAGGVGSPGEGPGVGTPGAGSGVASPGAGPGAVGGVAGAGSGAAGPGWAAPDSRPPASGAAGSGWVSPTGWVSPSGDGYPPPQGPPGGYPPAPPQGPPGGYPPAPPRSAPAGHPPHRPAPQGPPAGSPAAPGAGSPHPPAAGPHGRAPQGGQTAGWAGATHGDAPRAGHAPPGGHVPPAGHGQPHAPSPQGGQAGAVGQGQGRVPLGEPEPSRAPSAGPVPVPVPGPVPGQGLPRGGRGAEWEAAFRASSHDQRGDGRGDGPEGGHGGGHGDRPGERAGDGNDAFFKHAPAEEKPDEVRARRRRAALVSVTLVAALTLAGGILYFGPRMFGTGDGGGGTVAQVTTSITPMTPTTLTTAPPTPTPTAVTPTPVTPTPTGTPAEVEQAAVPVLGKQDGKSLKGHTKGVQTLSAVRTGDKTWLVTGGQDGRVRLWDLAGHKSLATMRGHSEEVYAVACVMMGKTPMAVSGGYDGSVRLWNLKTRKGKVLGWHGDAVYAVALTKVKGRYVAVTGDANGYLKFWDLSKRKATGKMIRAHRKPVNWLSATHIGDRAVAVSASEDETLRLWDMSSRKQYGKTYKGHTKGVYSVALAKVDGKTVVASGGKDGKIRLWDAKSGKTIGTMSGHKKIVYSLSFGTMSDRTVLLSGGTDGTIRLWDPETRKALGKPVKAHKSGVYAVGIVPMDKGVAVVSAGKDKLVRLWKSADDATGS; encoded by the coding sequence GTGCCGGAAACGCACCCCTTACAGTCCAGTGATCCGGTTTCGCTGGGCGAATACCGGTTACTCGGGCGTCTGGGCAAGGGTGCGCAGGGAATCGTCTACAAGGCCGAGTCGCCGGACGGGCGGCTCGTGGCGATCAAGCTGCTGAACACCCGGCTGGACAAACCCGGCCTCGACTCCGAGCGGTTCCTGCGCGAGGTGGCCGCCGCGCGCCGGGTCGCCCAGTTCTGCACGGCCCAGGTGCTCGGGGCGAACATGGACGGGGAGCACCCCTACATCGTGAGCGAGCTGGTCGACGGGGTGTCGCTGCAGGTGGTGGTGCAGCGGGAGGGGCCCCGTGCGGGCGGCGCCCTCTACCGCCTGGCCGTCGGCACGGTGACCGCGCTGGCCGCGATCCACCGCGCGGGCATCGTCCACAGGGACTTCAAGCCGAGCAACGTGCTGCTCGGGACCGACGGGCCCAGGGTGATCGACTTCGGCATCGCGCGGGCGCTCGACTCGGCGATGACGATCAGCAGCGGGGTCGTGGGGACTCCGGCGTACATGTCGCCCGAGCAGATCTCGGCCGAGCGGGTGGGGCCGGCCAGCGACCTGTTCAGCTGGGCACTGACGATGATGTACGCGGCCACCGGGCGGCCCGCGTTCGGCCAGGACAGCCTGCCGGCGGTCATCTACCGGGTGATGAACGAGGAGCCCGACCTGTCGGTGCTGCCGGACGACCTGCGGCCCATCGTGCAGGCGTGCCTGAGCAAGCGGGCCGAGGACCGGCCGTCGGCGGCCGAGGTGCTGTTCTCGCTGCTGGAGAACCAGGGGGAGGAGCCGGGGGCGGACGACGAGGTCGCCCTGACCACGGGCTCCCAGGTCGCCGCCGAACAGAGCCGCCCCCCTGCCCCCGCCTGGGGCACCCCGGACGCCCCCGCCGCGGGCCCCGGCCCGGCTTCGCCCGGTGCGGGCTCCGGCGTGGGCTCGGCTGGTGCGGGCTCCGGCGTGGGCTCGGCTGGTGCAGGTCCGGGCATGGGCACGCCCAGCGCAGGCGGCGTGGGCTCGCCGGGCGAAGGTCCCGGCGTGGGCACGCCCGGTGCGGGCTCCGGTGTGGCTTCGCCGGGCGCAGGTCCAGGCGCGGTAGGTGGCGTGGCGGGTGCTGGGAGTGGGGCGGCCGGTCCTGGCTGGGCCGCGCCGGACAGCCGGCCACCCGCGTCAGGGGCTGCCGGTTCGGGCTGGGTCAGCCCCACGGGGTGGGTCAGCCCATCAGGCGACGGCTACCCGCCACCTCAGGGCCCGCCCGGCGGCTACCCGCCTGCGCCGCCTCAGGGCCCGCCCGGCGGCTACCCGCCCGCGCCGCCGCGGAGCGCGCCGGCTGGACACCCGCCTCACCGGCCTGCGCCACAGGGTCCGCCCGCTGGGTCGCCCGCAGCGCCCGGGGCCGGCTCGCCGCACCCGCCGGCCGCCGGGCCGCATGGCCGGGCGCCGCAGGGTGGTCAGACCGCTGGATGGGCGGGCGCGACGCACGGTGACGCGCCGCGAGCGGGGCACGCGCCGCCCGGTGGCCATGTGCCGCCAGCCGGGCACGGGCAACCGCACGCACCGTCGCCACAGGGCGGCCAGGCGGGCGCGGTCGGGCAGGGGCAGGGGCGGGTGCCGCTGGGCGAGCCCGAGCCGTCTCGTGCGCCGTCGGCCGGGCCGGTGCCCGTGCCCGTGCCCGGGCCCGTGCCCGGGCAGGGGCTGCCGCGGGGCGGCCGGGGCGCGGAGTGGGAGGCGGCGTTCCGGGCGTCATCGCATGATCAGCGCGGGGACGGGCGCGGGGACGGACCTGAGGGCGGACACGGGGGCGGACACGGGGACAGGCCCGGTGAGCGGGCAGGAGACGGGAACGACGCGTTCTTCAAGCACGCCCCCGCCGAGGAGAAGCCCGACGAGGTCAGGGCCAGGCGCCGGCGGGCGGCGCTGGTGTCGGTAACGCTGGTGGCCGCGCTGACCCTGGCCGGCGGCATCCTGTACTTCGGCCCCCGGATGTTCGGCACAGGCGACGGCGGCGGCGGGACGGTGGCGCAGGTGACCACGTCCATCACGCCGATGACCCCCACGACCCTCACGACGGCGCCGCCGACCCCCACCCCCACCGCGGTGACGCCGACGCCCGTGACCCCCACCCCGACCGGGACTCCGGCCGAGGTGGAGCAGGCGGCGGTCCCGGTCCTGGGCAAACAGGACGGCAAGTCGCTCAAGGGCCACACCAAGGGCGTGCAGACGCTCTCCGCCGTCCGTACGGGCGACAAGACGTGGCTGGTCACGGGCGGCCAGGACGGCCGGGTACGCCTGTGGGACCTGGCCGGGCACAAGTCCCTGGCCACGATGAGGGGCCACAGCGAGGAGGTGTACGCGGTCGCCTGCGTGATGATGGGCAAGACCCCGATGGCCGTCTCCGGCGGCTACGACGGCAGCGTCCGCCTGTGGAACCTCAAGACCCGCAAGGGCAAGGTCCTCGGCTGGCACGGCGACGCCGTCTACGCCGTCGCGCTGACGAAGGTCAAGGGCAGGTACGTGGCGGTGACCGGCGACGCCAACGGCTACCTGAAGTTCTGGGACCTGAGCAAGCGCAAGGCGACGGGCAAGATGATCAGGGCCCACCGCAAGCCGGTGAACTGGCTCAGCGCCACCCACATCGGCGACCGCGCGGTGGCGGTCTCCGCGAGCGAGGACGAGACGCTGCGCCTGTGGGACATGTCGTCGCGCAAGCAGTACGGCAAGACGTACAAGGGCCACACGAAGGGCGTGTACTCGGTCGCGCTGGCGAAGGTGGACGGCAAGACGGTCGTGGCATCGGGCGGTAAAGACGGAAAAATCCGGCTCTGGGATGCGAAGAGCGGCAAGACGATCGGCACCATGTCCGGCCACAAGAAGATCGTCTACTCGCTGTCCTTCGGCACCATGAGCGACCGGACCGTGCTGCTGTCGGGCGGCACCGACGGCACCATCCGCCTCTGGGACCCGGAGACCCGCAAGGCGCTCGGCAAACCGGTCAAGGCCCACAAGAGCGGCGTGTACGCCGTCGGCATCGTCCCCATGGACAAGGGAGTGGCCGTCGTCTCCGCCGGCAAGGACAAGCTGGTCAGGCTCTGGAAGTCCGCGGACGACGCTACGGGTTCCTGA
- a CDS encoding sulfite exporter TauE/SafE family protein, whose amino-acid sequence MTGWELAAVCAAGVVAGAINAVVGSGSLITFPTLVALGVDPVTANVSNTVGLVPGSFSAAYGYRTELQGQRDRLLRLGAASALGALIGGILLLFLDPDVFEIVVVVLIALACVLVMTQPRLNAWVAARREQAHPHGGPALWLGVLGAGVYGGYFGAAQGVLLIGLLGIFLDDGLQRVNAAKNVLALIVNAVAAAFFVVAADVDWQAAAGVAAGAVAGGFLGARLGRRIPAPVLRAVIVCVGIVAIVVLVYG is encoded by the coding sequence GTGACGGGCTGGGAGCTGGCCGCGGTGTGCGCGGCCGGTGTGGTGGCAGGGGCCATCAACGCGGTGGTCGGGTCGGGGTCGCTGATCACGTTCCCCACGCTGGTGGCGCTGGGCGTGGACCCCGTCACCGCGAACGTCTCCAACACCGTCGGCCTCGTGCCCGGCTCCTTCAGCGCCGCCTACGGGTACCGTACCGAGCTCCAGGGGCAGCGCGACCGGCTGCTGCGGCTGGGCGCGGCGTCGGCGCTCGGCGCGCTGATCGGCGGGATCCTGCTGCTGTTCCTCGATCCCGACGTGTTCGAGATCGTGGTCGTGGTCCTGATCGCGCTGGCCTGCGTGCTGGTGATGACGCAGCCCAGGCTCAACGCGTGGGTGGCCGCGCGGCGCGAGCAGGCGCACCCGCACGGCGGCCCGGCCCTGTGGCTGGGCGTGCTGGGCGCGGGCGTCTACGGCGGGTACTTCGGGGCCGCCCAGGGCGTGCTGCTGATCGGGCTGCTCGGCATCTTCCTCGACGACGGCCTGCAGCGGGTGAACGCCGCCAAGAACGTGCTGGCCCTGATCGTGAACGCGGTCGCGGCGGCCTTCTTCGTCGTGGCCGCGGACGTGGACTGGCAGGCGGCCGCGGGCGTGGCGGCAGGCGCGGTCGCGGGCGGCTTCCTGGGCGCCAGGCTGGGGCGGCGCATCCCCGCCCCGGTCCTGCGCGCGGTCATCGTGTGCGTGGGGATTGTGGCGATTGTCGTACTGGTGTACGGATAA